A window of the Actinobacillus genomosp. 1 genome harbors these coding sequences:
- the ychF gene encoding redox-regulated ATPase YchF encodes MGFKCGIVGLPNVGKSTLFNALTKAGIEAANYPFCTIEPNTGVVPMPDPRLDALAEIVKPERVLPTTMEFVDIAGLVAGASKGEGLGNKFLANIRETDAIGHVVRCFENDDIVHVAGKIDPADDIEIINTELALADLDSCERAIQRLQKRAKGGDKDAKFELSIMEKILPVLENAGMIRSVDLDKDELHAIKGYNFLTLKPTMYIANVNEDGFENNPYLDRVREIAEKEGAVVVPVCAAIESEIAELDDEEKVEFLQDLGIEEPGLNRVIRAGYRLLNLQTYFTAGVKEVRAWTVSVGATAPKAAAVIHTDFEKGFIRAEVIAYDDFIQFKGENGAKDAGKWRLEGKDYIVQDGDVMHFRFNV; translated from the coding sequence ATGGGATTTAAATGTGGTATCGTGGGTTTACCGAACGTAGGTAAATCAACGCTTTTCAATGCTTTAACCAAAGCCGGTATTGAAGCGGCTAACTATCCGTTCTGTACTATCGAACCGAATACCGGTGTGGTACCGATGCCGGACCCACGCTTAGACGCATTAGCGGAAATCGTTAAACCTGAGCGTGTATTGCCAACTACGATGGAATTTGTGGACATTGCCGGTTTAGTTGCCGGTGCAAGTAAAGGTGAAGGCTTAGGTAATAAATTCTTAGCGAATATTCGTGAAACCGATGCGATCGGTCACGTGGTACGTTGTTTTGAAAATGACGACATCGTACACGTTGCCGGTAAAATTGATCCGGCGGATGATATTGAAATCATCAATACCGAACTTGCGTTAGCGGATTTAGACAGTTGCGAACGTGCGATTCAACGTTTACAAAAACGTGCGAAAGGCGGCGACAAAGACGCAAAATTCGAATTATCAATTATGGAAAAAATCTTACCGGTACTTGAAAATGCCGGAATGATTCGTTCTGTTGATTTAGATAAAGATGAATTACACGCAATCAAAGGTTATAACTTCTTAACCTTAAAACCGACCATGTATATTGCGAACGTAAATGAAGACGGTTTTGAAAATAACCCGTATTTAGATCGCGTACGTGAAATTGCTGAAAAAGAAGGTGCGGTAGTGGTGCCGGTATGTGCAGCGATTGAGTCGGAAATTGCCGAATTAGACGACGAAGAAAAAGTCGAGTTTTTACAAGATTTAGGCATTGAAGAACCGGGCTTAAACCGTGTAATTCGTGCCGGTTACCGTTTATTAAACCTACAAACTTACTTTACTGCGGGTGTAAAAGAAGTGCGTGCTTGGACGGTTTCCGTCGGTGCGACCGCACCGAAAGCGGCGGCGGTTATTCATACCGATTTTGAAAAAGGCTTTATTCGTGCGGAAGTTATCGCTTATGATGATTTTATTCAGTTTAAAGGCGAAAACGGTGCGAAAGATGCCGGTAAATGGCGTTTGGAAGGAAAAGATTATATCGTGCAAGACGGCGATGTAATGCACTTCCGCTTTAACGTATAA
- a CDS encoding methyltransferase family protein: protein MELKLPPPLLFILSLILIYLLPQAEVDFIPKIFSYLFLLLSAIVGLMSVYAFFKVKTAFTPLDPEQTNTLVIQGIYRISRNPMYLSLVLALIAWGIWLNSYFAILVIVGFMWYIDRFQIIPEERILAKKFGQAFIDYQAKVRKWL, encoded by the coding sequence ATGGAACTCAAACTTCCCCCGCCGCTTTTATTTATTCTGTCTCTTATATTGATATATCTTTTACCTCAAGCTGAGGTTGATTTTATTCCCAAAATATTCAGTTATTTATTTTTATTGCTGAGTGCCATTGTCGGCTTGATGAGTGTTTATGCGTTTTTTAAAGTGAAAACCGCATTTACACCGTTAGATCCTGAGCAAACAAATACGCTTGTTATTCAAGGGATTTATCGAATCAGTCGTAACCCGATGTATTTATCGCTGGTTTTGGCATTGATTGCGTGGGGAATTTGGTTGAACAGCTATTTTGCTATTTTAGTGATTGTCGGATTTATGTGGTATATCGATCGTTTTCAAATTATTCCGGAAGAGCGCATATTAGCAAAAAAATTCGGGCAAGCTTTTATCGATTATCAAGCGAAAGTTCGTAAATGGCTATAA
- a CDS encoding membrane lipoprotein lipid attachment site-containing protein translates to MKKISFALLATVTLAACTQDFYANKGNATVLSSKNLSQDSVELTVQKDSGEVVTLTRNNDPHATVGARVNLSEKTEQKDSDLTTIRRYEFK, encoded by the coding sequence ATGAAAAAAATTTCTTTTGCTCTATTAGCGACTGTTACACTTGCAGCTTGTACTCAAGATTTCTATGCAAATAAAGGTAATGCAACAGTGTTAAGCAGTAAAAATTTATCTCAAGACAGTGTTGAATTAACCGTTCAAAAAGATAGTGGCGAAGTTGTTACGCTTACCCGTAATAATGATCCGCACGCTACCGTTGGAGCTCGCGTGAATCTATCAGAAAAAACCGAACAAAAAGATTCCGATTTAACGACAATTCGTCGTTATGAATTCAAATAA
- a CDS encoding glycine zipper 2TM domain-containing protein: MKKFSLAAALFASLTLVGCANTDIYSGSVYSSSQAKEARSISYGTIVSVRDVKIQADNQGVLGTLGGGALGGVAGSTIGGGSGRAVATAVGAVAGAIIGSTVEEKATQVSSLEMVIRKDDGKEIVVVQKKEDGFVPGKRVRIVGSNSDLNVSVL; encoded by the coding sequence ATGAAAAAATTTAGTTTAGCAGCGGCTTTGTTTGCAAGTTTAACTCTTGTAGGTTGTGCCAATACCGATATTTATAGCGGTAGTGTTTACAGCTCAAGCCAAGCGAAAGAAGCGCGTTCAATCAGCTACGGTACCATCGTTTCTGTTCGTGATGTAAAAATTCAGGCGGATAACCAAGGTGTATTAGGAACGCTTGGCGGCGGTGCTCTTGGCGGCGTTGCCGGTTCAACTATCGGTGGCGGTAGCGGTCGTGCGGTAGCGACAGCTGTCGGCGCGGTTGCCGGTGCAATTATCGGTAGCACAGTTGAAGAAAAAGCGACTCAAGTTTCTTCATTAGAAATGGTGATTCGTAAAGACGACGGCAAAGAAATCGTGGTTGTACAGAAAAAAGAAGATGGTTTCGTGCCCGGCAAACGTGTTAGAATCGTAGGTTCAAACTCGGATCTAAACGTATCTGTTCTTTAA